The following are encoded together in the Xanthobacter autotrophicus Py2 genome:
- a CDS encoding polar amino acid ABC transporter, inner membrane subunit (TIGRFAM: polar amino acid ABC transporter, inner membrane subunit~PFAM: binding-protein-dependent transport systems inner membrane component~KEGG: atc:AGR_C_2567 amino acid ABC transporter, permease protein): MAYSFDFSSLGAYAPVIAKGVAVTLELIAVGGVLGVTLGIACAWAKTQGPRWLRPLVEAYVELIRNTPFLIQLFFIFFGLPAIGVGLTEMQAAILAMVINLGAYACEIIRAGIEATPKGQFEAGASLAMSRVQTFRHVVLVPALQKIWPALSSQIVIVMFGSAVCSQISVEELTFAANFIQSRTFRAFEAYIVATVLYLALAVLVRQVMRGIGALVFPRRSVAR, translated from the coding sequence ATGGCCTACAGCTTCGATTTCTCCTCCCTCGGCGCCTATGCGCCGGTGATCGCCAAGGGCGTCGCCGTCACGCTGGAGCTGATCGCCGTGGGCGGCGTGCTGGGGGTCACCCTCGGCATCGCCTGCGCCTGGGCCAAGACCCAGGGCCCGCGCTGGCTGCGGCCGCTGGTGGAAGCCTATGTGGAGCTGATCCGCAACACGCCGTTCCTGATCCAGCTGTTCTTCATCTTCTTCGGCCTGCCGGCCATCGGGGTCGGGCTCACCGAGATGCAGGCGGCCATCCTCGCCATGGTGATCAACCTCGGCGCCTACGCCTGCGAGATCATCCGCGCCGGCATCGAGGCGACGCCCAAGGGCCAGTTCGAGGCCGGGGCCTCGCTGGCCATGAGCCGGGTGCAGACCTTCCGCCACGTGGTGCTGGTGCCGGCGCTGCAGAAGATCTGGCCGGCTTTGTCCTCGCAGATCGTCATCGTCATGTTCGGCTCGGCGGTGTGCTCGCAGATCTCGGTGGAGGAGCTGACCTTCGCCGCCAACTTCATCCAGTCCCGCACGTTCCGGGCGTTCGAGGCCTACATCGTCGCGACCGTGCTCTACCTCGCCCTCGCCGTGCTGGTGCGGCAGGTCATGCGGGGCATCGGCGCCCTGGTGTTCCCCCGCAGGAGTGTCGCGCGATGA
- a CDS encoding polar amino acid ABC transporter, inner membrane subunit (TIGRFAM: polar amino acid ABC transporter, inner membrane subunit~PFAM: binding-protein-dependent transport systems inner membrane component~KEGG: atc:AGR_C_2569 putative amino acid transport system permease proetin), whose protein sequence is MTAFSTWDIVSNLLLAARWTVLLSLLAFVGGGVVGLVVLYARIARKAWLRRAAGLYIELFQGTPLLMQLFLIFFGLPLLGLDVSPWAAAFVSLTLWSSAFLAEIWRGCVESIPKGQWEASSSLAMSFVEQLRYVILPQSMRIAVPPTVGFSVQVVKGTALTSIIGFVELSKAATIITNATFEPFTVYGFAALIYFALCWPLSKSSQILERKLNVAHHNH, encoded by the coding sequence ATGACGGCGTTTTCCACCTGGGACATCGTCTCCAACCTGCTGCTGGCCGCCCGCTGGACCGTGCTGCTCTCGCTGCTCGCCTTCGTCGGCGGCGGCGTGGTGGGGCTGGTGGTGCTCTATGCCCGAATCGCCCGCAAGGCGTGGCTGCGCCGCGCCGCCGGCCTCTACATCGAGCTGTTCCAGGGCACGCCTCTTCTGATGCAGCTGTTCCTGATCTTCTTCGGCCTGCCGCTGCTCGGCCTCGACGTGTCGCCCTGGGCGGCGGCGTTCGTGTCGCTGACCCTGTGGAGCTCGGCCTTCCTCGCCGAGATCTGGCGCGGCTGCGTCGAATCGATTCCCAAGGGGCAGTGGGAGGCCTCGTCCTCCCTCGCCATGAGCTTCGTGGAGCAGCTGCGCTACGTGATCCTGCCCCAGTCCATGCGCATCGCGGTGCCGCCCACGGTGGGCTTCTCTGTGCAGGTGGTGAAGGGAACGGCGCTGACCTCCATCATCGGCTTCGTGGAGCTGTCCAAGGCCGCCACCATCATCACCAACGCCACGTTCGAGCCGTTCACGGTCTACGGCTTCGCGGCGCTGATCTATTTCGCCCTGTGCTGGCCCCTGTCGAAGTCGAGCCAGATCCTGGAGAGGAAGCTGAATGTCGCTCATCACAATCACTGA
- a CDS encoding ABC transporter related (PFAM: ABC transporter related~SMART: AAA ATPase~KEGG: atc:AGR_C_2571 probable ATP-binding component of ABC transporter), with protein sequence MSLITITEVRKSFGQNEVLKGINLDIEPGEVIAIIGKSGSGKSTLLRCVNGLETIDQGSIVVAGAQLAPDEVHLRALRLKVGMIFQGFNLFPHLTAGRNVMLSPMVVKKVSAKEAEAEARVRLEQVGLGHKFDAYPDQLSGGQQQRVAIARALAMKPLALLCDEITSALDPELVNEVLAVVKALAEEGMTLLMVTHEMRFAREVCDRVVFMHQGRVHEIGPPEDVFTHPQTPELKQFLGVA encoded by the coding sequence ATGTCGCTCATCACAATCACTGAGGTGCGCAAGAGCTTCGGCCAGAACGAGGTGCTGAAGGGCATCAACCTCGACATCGAGCCGGGCGAGGTCATCGCCATCATCGGCAAGTCGGGCTCGGGCAAGTCCACCCTGCTGCGCTGCGTCAACGGGCTGGAGACCATCGACCAGGGCTCCATCGTGGTGGCCGGCGCCCAGCTGGCGCCGGACGAAGTGCACCTGCGGGCGCTCAGGCTCAAGGTCGGGATGATCTTCCAGGGCTTCAACCTGTTCCCCCACCTCACGGCGGGGCGCAACGTGATGCTCTCGCCCATGGTGGTGAAGAAGGTTTCCGCCAAGGAGGCGGAGGCTGAAGCGCGGGTGCGGCTGGAACAGGTGGGCCTCGGCCACAAGTTCGACGCCTATCCCGACCAGCTCTCCGGCGGCCAACAGCAGCGCGTCGCCATCGCCCGGGCGCTGGCCATGAAGCCGCTGGCCCTACTATGTGATGAGATCACCTCCGCCCTCGACCCGGAGCTGGTCAACGAGGTGCTCGCCGTGGTGAAGGCCCTCGCGGAGGAGGGCATGACGCTGCTCATGGTGACACACGAAATGCGCTTCGCCCGCGAGGTGTGCGACCGCGTGGTGTTCATGCACCAGGGCCGGGTGCACGAGATCGGTCCGCCCGAAGACGTGTTCACGCACCCCCAGACGCCCGAGCTGAAGCAGTTTCTTGGTGTGGCATAA
- a CDS encoding ATP synthase F1, delta subunit (TIGRFAM: ATP synthase F1, delta subunit~PFAM: H+transporting two-sector ATPase delta (OSCP) subunit~KEGG: bja:bll0443 ATP synthase delta chain) encodes MAAQGARHGLQVRERCGVADTIVSGMAGRYATALFELATEAGAVDSVKADLDRLSALIAESADLARLVKSPVFSAEEQLKAISAVLDQAGISGLAGNFVRRVAQNRRLFALPRMVADYASLVAAMRGETTAQVTVPAPLSDAHFFALKDALAQQTGKDVILDVTVDPSILGGLIVKLGSRMVDASLKTKLNSIRHAMKEVR; translated from the coding sequence ATGGCTGCGCAAGGCGCGCGGCATGGGCTGCAAGTTCGAGAGAGGTGCGGGGTGGCGGATACGATCGTGTCAGGCATGGCGGGGCGCTACGCGACCGCGCTGTTCGAACTGGCGACAGAGGCCGGCGCCGTCGATTCCGTGAAGGCGGATCTCGATCGCTTGTCGGCCCTTATTGCGGAGAGCGCGGATCTGGCGCGGCTGGTCAAAAGCCCGGTCTTTTCGGCCGAGGAGCAGCTGAAGGCCATTTCGGCGGTACTTGATCAGGCGGGCATTTCCGGTCTCGCCGGAAATTTCGTGAGGCGGGTGGCGCAGAACCGTCGCCTGTTCGCGTTGCCCCGCATGGTTGCCGACTATGCGTCCCTCGTCGCCGCCATGCGCGGTGAGACGACGGCGCAGGTCACGGTGCCGGCGCCCTTGAGCGATGCGCACTTCTTCGCGCTCAAGGACGCGTTGGCCCAGCAGACCGGCAAGGACGTGATTCTCGACGTCACCGTCGATCCGTCCATCCTCGGTGGTCTCATCGTGAAGCTCGGCTCCCGCATGGTCGATGCCTCTCTCAAGACCAAACTCAATTCTATCCGGCATGCGATGAAAGAGGTCCGCTGA
- a CDS encoding ATP synthase F1, alpha subunit (TIGRFAM: ATP synthase F1, alpha subunit~PFAM: H+transporting two-sector ATPase alpha/beta subunit central region; H+transporting two-sector ATPase alpha/beta subunit domain protein~KEGG: bbt:BBta_0406 ATP synthase subunit alpha, membrane-bound, F1 sector), whose product MDIRAAEITAILKEQIQNFGQEAEVSEVGQVLSVGDGIARVYGLDNVQAGEMVEFENGTRGMALNLEIDNVGIVIFGSDREIKEGQTVKRTRAIVDAPVGKGLLGRVVDALGNPIDGKGPIVYTERRRVDVKAPGIIPRKSVHEPMQTGLKAIDALIPIGRGQRELIIGDRQTGKTAVALDSILNQKPINQGTDEKAKLYCVYVAVGQKRSTVAQFVKVLEEQGALEYSIVVAATASDAAPMQFLAPFTGTAMGEYFRDNGMHALIIHDDLSKQAVAYRQMSLLLRRPPGREAYPGDVFYLHSRLLERAAKLNDSLGAGSLTALPVIETQANDVSAYIPTNVISITDGQIFLESDLFYQGIRPAVNVGLSVSRVGSSAQIKAMKQVAGKIKGELAQYRELAAFAQFGSDLDASTQKLLNRGARLTELLKQSQFSPLKVEEQVAVIFAGTNGYLDPLPVSKVREFEQGLLLALRSQHPEILEAIRSSKEISKDTTEKLTKALDAFAKSFA is encoded by the coding sequence ATGGACATTCGAGCCGCTGAAATCACCGCCATCCTCAAGGAGCAGATCCAGAACTTCGGCCAGGAGGCCGAGGTTTCCGAGGTGGGTCAGGTTCTCTCCGTCGGTGACGGCATTGCCCGCGTCTACGGCCTCGACAATGTCCAGGCCGGTGAGATGGTCGAGTTCGAGAATGGCACGCGCGGCATGGCGCTGAACCTCGAAATCGACAACGTCGGCATCGTGATCTTCGGCTCGGACCGCGAGATCAAGGAAGGCCAGACCGTCAAGCGCACCCGCGCCATCGTGGACGCTCCGGTGGGCAAGGGCCTGCTCGGCCGCGTCGTGGACGCCCTCGGCAACCCGATCGATGGCAAGGGCCCGATCGTATATACCGAGCGCCGCCGCGTCGACGTGAAGGCGCCGGGCATCATCCCGCGCAAGTCGGTGCATGAGCCCATGCAGACCGGCCTCAAGGCCATCGACGCGCTGATCCCCATCGGCCGCGGCCAGCGCGAGCTGATCATCGGCGACCGCCAGACCGGCAAGACCGCCGTGGCGCTCGACTCGATCCTCAACCAGAAGCCCATCAACCAGGGCACGGACGAGAAGGCCAAGCTCTACTGCGTGTACGTCGCGGTGGGCCAGAAGCGTTCCACCGTCGCGCAGTTCGTGAAGGTGCTGGAAGAGCAGGGCGCGCTGGAATACTCCATCGTGGTCGCCGCCACCGCCTCGGACGCGGCCCCCATGCAGTTCCTGGCGCCGTTCACCGGCACCGCCATGGGCGAGTATTTCCGTGACAACGGCATGCACGCCCTGATCATCCACGACGACCTGTCCAAGCAGGCCGTGGCCTATCGCCAGATGTCGCTGCTGCTGCGCCGCCCGCCGGGCCGCGAGGCCTATCCCGGCGACGTGTTCTACCTGCACTCCCGCCTGCTGGAGCGCGCCGCGAAGCTGAACGATTCGCTGGGCGCCGGCTCCCTCACCGCGCTGCCGGTGATCGAGACCCAGGCCAACGACGTGTCGGCCTACATCCCGACCAACGTGATCTCCATCACCGACGGTCAGATCTTCCTTGAGTCCGACCTGTTCTACCAGGGCATCCGCCCGGCGGTGAACGTCGGCCTGTCGGTGTCGCGCGTGGGCTCCTCGGCCCAGATCAAGGCGATGAAGCAGGTGGCGGGCAAGATCAAGGGCGAGCTCGCCCAGTATCGTGAGCTTGCCGCCTTCGCCCAGTTCGGCTCGGACCTCGACGCTTCGACCCAGAAGCTGCTCAACCGTGGCGCCCGCCTCACCGAGCTGCTGAAGCAGAGCCAGTTCTCGCCCCTCAAGGTCGAGGAGCAGGTGGCGGTGATCTTCGCCGGCACCAACGGCTACCTCGACCCGCTGCCGGTCTCCAAGGTGCGTGAGTTCGAGCAGGGTCTCCTGCTTGCCCTGCGCTCCCAGCATCCGGAGATCCTGGAAGCCATCCGCTCGTCCAAGGAGATTTCCAAGGACACCACGGAGAAGCTGACGAAGGCCCTCGACGCCTTCGCCAAGAGCTTTGCCTGA
- a CDS encoding ATP synthase F1, gamma subunit (TIGRFAM: ATP synthase F1, gamma subunit~PFAM: H+transporting two-sector ATPase gamma subunit~KEGG: rpe:RPE_0281 ATP synthase F1, gamma subunit) yields the protein MASLKDLRNRIASVKATQKITKAMQMVAAAKLRRAQMAAEAARPYAERMDTVLGNLAAGIVGAGQAPVLIAGTGQSQKHLLLVCTGERGLCGAFNTSIVRLAREKAQQLIGEGKDVTFFCVGRKGYDQLRRTYPDRIIELVDLRSVRTLSFKNASDIASKILTLLDQGAFDVCTLFYSNFKSVISQIPTAQQIIPAVFEAQDEGEGGPVYEYEPAEEDILADLLPRNIAVQIFRALLENQASFYGSQMSAMDNATRNAGDMIKKQTLIYNRTRQAMITKELIEIISGAEAL from the coding sequence ATGGCGAGCCTGAAAGACCTAAGGAACCGCATCGCCTCGGTGAAGGCGACGCAGAAGATCACCAAGGCGATGCAGATGGTCGCCGCGGCGAAGCTGCGTCGCGCCCAGATGGCGGCGGAAGCGGCCCGTCCCTATGCCGAGCGCATGGATACGGTGCTGGGCAACCTTGCCGCCGGCATCGTCGGCGCCGGTCAGGCGCCGGTGCTGATCGCCGGCACGGGGCAGTCGCAGAAGCACCTGCTTCTCGTCTGCACCGGCGAGCGCGGCCTGTGCGGCGCCTTCAACACCTCCATCGTGCGCCTGGCGCGCGAGAAGGCGCAGCAGCTGATCGGCGAAGGCAAGGACGTGACGTTCTTCTGCGTCGGCCGCAAGGGCTATGACCAGCTGCGCCGGACCTATCCCGACCGCATCATCGAGCTGGTGGACCTGCGCAGCGTGCGCACCCTCAGCTTCAAGAATGCCTCGGACATCGCGTCGAAGATCCTCACCCTGCTCGACCAGGGCGCCTTCGACGTGTGCACGCTCTTCTATTCCAACTTCAAGAGCGTGATCTCGCAGATCCCCACCGCCCAGCAGATCATCCCCGCCGTGTTCGAGGCGCAGGACGAGGGCGAGGGCGGCCCGGTCTATGAATACGAGCCGGCCGAGGAGGACATCCTCGCCGACCTGCTGCCGCGCAACATCGCCGTGCAGATCTTCCGCGCGCTGCTTGAGAACCAGGCGTCGTTCTATGGCTCGCAGATGAGCGCCATGGACAACGCCACCCGCAATGCGGGCGACATGATCAAGAAGCAGACGCTCATCTACAACCGCACCCGCCAGGCGATGATCACGAAGGAACTCATCGAGATCATCTCCGGCGCCGAGGCCCTCTGA
- a CDS encoding ATP synthase F1, beta subunit (TIGRFAM: ATP synthase F1, beta subunit~PFAM: H+transporting two-sector ATPase alpha/beta subunit central region; H+transporting two-sector ATPase alpha/beta subunit domain protein~SMART: AAA ATPase~KEGG: bbt:BBta_0408 ATP synthase subunit beta, membrane-bound, F1 sector), producing MANKVGRITQVIGAVVDVQFDGHLPEILNALETTNQGNRLVLEVAQHLGESTVRCIAMDATEGLVRGLEVTDTGAPIQVPVGAGTLGRIMNVIGEPVDELGPIEAEATRGIHQPAPSYAEQATEAEILVTGIKVVDLLAPYAKGGKVGLFGGAGVGKTVLIMELINNVAKAHGGYSVFAGVGERTREGNDLYHEMIESNVNKDPHENGGSAAGSKCALVYGQMNEPPGARARVALTGLTVAEHFRDQGQDVLFFVDNIFRFTQAGSEVSALLGRIPSAVGYQPTLATDMGALQERITTTTKGSITSVQAIYVPADDLTDPAPAASFAHLDATTVLSRSIAEKGIYPAVDPLDSTSRMLSPAILGDEHYNTARQVQQTLQRYKALQDIIAILGMDELSEEDKITVARARKIERFLSQPFHVAEVFTGSPGKLVDLKDTIAGFKGLVEGKYDYLPEQAFYMVGSMEEAIEKGKKLAAEAA from the coding sequence ATGGCGAACAAGGTCGGACGCATCACCCAGGTCATCGGCGCCGTCGTGGACGTGCAGTTCGACGGCCATCTGCCGGAAATCCTCAACGCGCTGGAGACCACCAACCAGGGCAACCGGCTGGTGCTCGAAGTGGCGCAGCACCTCGGTGAGAGCACCGTGCGCTGTATCGCCATGGACGCTACCGAAGGTCTGGTGCGTGGCCTCGAGGTCACCGATACCGGCGCGCCGATCCAGGTGCCGGTGGGTGCCGGCACCCTCGGCCGCATCATGAACGTCATCGGCGAGCCGGTGGACGAGCTTGGCCCGATCGAGGCGGAAGCCACCCGCGGCATCCACCAGCCGGCCCCCTCCTATGCGGAGCAGGCCACGGAAGCCGAGATCCTCGTCACCGGCATCAAGGTGGTGGACCTCCTCGCCCCCTACGCCAAGGGCGGCAAGGTGGGCCTGTTCGGCGGCGCAGGCGTGGGCAAGACCGTGCTCATCATGGAGCTGATCAACAACGTGGCGAAGGCGCACGGCGGCTATTCCGTGTTCGCCGGCGTGGGTGAGCGCACCCGCGAGGGCAACGACCTCTACCACGAGATGATCGAGTCCAACGTGAACAAGGACCCGCACGAGAACGGTGGTTCCGCCGCCGGTTCCAAGTGCGCCCTGGTGTACGGCCAGATGAACGAGCCTCCGGGCGCCCGCGCCCGCGTGGCGCTGACCGGCCTCACCGTCGCCGAGCACTTCCGCGACCAGGGCCAGGACGTGCTGTTCTTCGTGGACAACATCTTCCGCTTCACCCAGGCCGGCTCGGAAGTGTCGGCTCTGCTCGGCCGCATTCCCTCGGCGGTGGGCTACCAGCCGACGCTGGCCACCGACATGGGCGCGCTCCAGGAGCGCATCACCACCACCACCAAGGGCTCGATCACCTCGGTGCAGGCCATCTACGTGCCGGCCGACGACCTGACCGACCCGGCGCCTGCCGCCTCCTTCGCCCATCTGGACGCCACCACCGTGCTGTCGCGCTCCATCGCGGAAAAGGGCATCTACCCGGCGGTGGATCCGCTGGACTCCACCTCGCGCATGCTCTCCCCCGCCATCCTCGGCGACGAGCACTACAACACCGCGCGTCAGGTCCAGCAGACCCTGCAGCGCTACAAGGCTCTCCAGGACATCATCGCCATCCTGGGCATGGACGAGCTCAGCGAAGAGGACAAGATCACGGTCGCCCGCGCCCGCAAGATCGAGCGCTTCCTCTCGCAGCCCTTCCACGTGGCGGAAGTGTTCACCGGCTCCCCGGGCAAGCTCGTGGACCTGAAGGACACCATCGCCGGCTTCAAGGGCCTGGTGGAAGGCAAGTACGACTACCTGCCCGAGCAGGCCTTCTACATGGTCGGCTCCATGGAAGAAGCCATCGAGAAGGGCAAGAAGCTCGCGGCCGAGGCGGCCTGA
- a CDS encoding ATP synthase F1, epsilon subunit (TIGRFAM: ATP synthase F1, epsilon subunit~PFAM: H+transporting two-sector ATPase delta/epsilon subunit~KEGG: mmr:Mmar10_2800 ATP synthase F1, epsilon subunit): MATLPFELVSPERLVFSGAVTEVIVPGAEGEFGVMAGHAPFIGMLKPGILTIKGDGASRSYFVRGGFAEVNPAGLTILAEEAKPLDELDLGALQQQIQDAKEDVADATTDESRQRAARQLADLEQVYTALESGRTGGGH, from the coding sequence ATGGCGACCTTACCCTTTGAGCTGGTCTCGCCCGAGCGGCTCGTGTTTTCCGGCGCCGTGACCGAGGTGATCGTGCCCGGCGCGGAAGGCGAATTCGGCGTGATGGCGGGCCATGCGCCCTTCATCGGCATGCTGAAGCCCGGCATCCTCACCATCAAGGGTGACGGGGCGTCGCGCTCCTATTTCGTGCGCGGTGGCTTTGCCGAGGTGAACCCGGCCGGCCTCACCATCCTCGCCGAAGAGGCGAAGCCGCTGGACGAGCTGGATCTGGGTGCGCTCCAGCAGCAGATCCAGGACGCCAAGGAAGACGTGGCCGACGCCACCACCGACGAGAGCCGGCAGCGCGCGGCGCGCCAGCTCGCCGATCTTGAGCAGGTCTATACGGCGCTCGAGAGCGGCCGCACCGGCGGCGGGCACTGA
- a CDS encoding putative transcriptional regulator, Crp/Fnr family (PFAM: cyclic nucleotide-binding~SMART: regulatory protein Crp~KEGG: rpb:RPB_1475 transcriptional regulator, Crp/Fnr family), with product MLNAPPHGPLPVAASSLLAGATPAQALLLTENAALTNGPPLLFQRLTAKEREEVLREGQKRVVYRGKMLFSQGTPHDGIFLIESGRIRVFYIAPSGREITLAYWNSGNFVGGPELFGQGQHVWSGVAATNSVVVHLNGKTLRRLIAQMPAFAIGLIEGLTFKGKCYSALAQMLGTRSVTERLAHLLLHLADSYGVREDGAIVVGTAFTHADLAHMVGATRQWVTISLKRLQEQGVLKAEKAKIVIHDLDALHVMRGDR from the coding sequence ATGCTGAACGCCCCGCCCCATGGGCCGCTTCCCGTCGCGGCATCGTCGCTCCTGGCTGGCGCCACTCCTGCGCAGGCGCTTCTGCTCACAGAGAACGCCGCCCTTACCAATGGCCCGCCGCTGCTGTTCCAGCGCCTCACCGCGAAGGAGCGCGAGGAGGTGCTGCGCGAGGGCCAGAAGCGCGTGGTCTATCGCGGCAAGATGCTGTTCTCACAAGGCACGCCCCACGATGGGATCTTCCTGATCGAGAGTGGCCGCATCCGCGTCTTCTACATCGCGCCCTCGGGCCGCGAGATCACCCTGGCCTATTGGAACTCCGGCAATTTCGTCGGCGGACCTGAGCTGTTCGGGCAGGGACAGCATGTGTGGTCGGGGGTTGCGGCCACCAATTCGGTAGTGGTGCATCTGAACGGCAAGACGCTGCGCCGGCTCATCGCCCAGATGCCGGCCTTCGCCATCGGCCTCATCGAGGGGCTCACGTTCAAGGGGAAATGCTACTCCGCCCTTGCCCAGATGCTGGGCACCCGATCGGTCACCGAGCGCCTCGCCCACCTGCTCCTGCACCTCGCGGATTCCTATGGGGTGCGGGAGGACGGCGCCATCGTCGTCGGCACGGCGTTTACCCACGCCGACCTCGCCCACATGGTCGGGGCGACGCGGCAATGGGTCACCATCAGCCTCAAGCGCCTGCAGGAACAGGGCGTTCTGAAAGCCGAGAAGGCCAAGATCGTGATCCATGACCTCGACGCGCTCCATGTGATGCGGGGCGACCGCTAA
- a CDS encoding ABC transporter substrate-binding protein (KEGG: rpb:RPB_1474 ABC transporter substrate-binding protein) produces the protein MTQFRAKSFRSSLLRTVAAVLTASCAFAALPARAQTAISFGIGTQDTTTNTVTTGVVIKELKLLEKYLPKDGKYANVAYTIDWQNFTSGPPVTNGMMADKLQFGAMGDYPLVVNGYTFQSNPQSKSQLIGIAAYNLDGSGNGVVVHKDSPYFELSDLKGKVLSVPFGSAAHGMILKAMQDKGWPADYFKLVSQSPEVGSTNLQEKKIDAHADFVPFAELLPFRGFARKIFDGVETNAPTWHGMVVRTDFAQKYPEVVVAYLKAVIEANDWVRKDPQGAAEKIAKWTGIDKEVVYIFLGPGGIMTLDPTLKPQLVADAAEDAAVLQKLGRMKEFDTKAWVNDTYMRQAFKEMGLDYEAQLKSLANYEVSGDDSFCKVKITEPRKAGEIWIEGEGVKPYSSAACTLGALAELTAQGKKANMTYLFDTARGIKLFATDAFFAVSAKDGKREILPFMLKADAEAAAAKAGGKVMSFGDALKAATAGRG, from the coding sequence ATGACCCAGTTTCGCGCCAAGTCCTTCCGCTCAAGCCTGCTTCGCACCGTGGCCGCCGTCCTCACGGCAAGCTGCGCCTTTGCGGCGCTTCCCGCCCGTGCCCAGACCGCTATCAGCTTCGGCATCGGCACCCAGGACACCACCACCAACACGGTGACCACCGGCGTCGTCATCAAGGAGCTGAAGCTGCTGGAGAAGTACCTGCCCAAGGACGGCAAGTACGCCAACGTTGCCTACACCATCGACTGGCAGAACTTCACCTCCGGTCCGCCGGTCACGAACGGCATGATGGCGGACAAGCTCCAGTTCGGCGCCATGGGCGATTATCCGCTGGTGGTGAACGGCTATACCTTCCAGTCCAATCCCCAGTCCAAGTCGCAGCTCATCGGCATCGCCGCCTATAATCTCGACGGCTCCGGCAACGGCGTGGTGGTGCACAAGGACTCGCCCTATTTCGAACTATCCGACCTGAAGGGGAAGGTGCTGAGCGTGCCGTTCGGCTCGGCGGCCCACGGCATGATCCTCAAGGCCATGCAGGACAAGGGCTGGCCCGCCGACTATTTCAAGCTGGTGAGCCAGTCGCCGGAGGTGGGCTCCACCAACCTCCAGGAAAAGAAGATCGACGCCCACGCCGATTTCGTGCCCTTTGCCGAGCTGCTGCCGTTCCGCGGCTTCGCCCGCAAGATCTTCGACGGGGTGGAGACCAACGCCCCCACCTGGCACGGCATGGTGGTGCGTACCGATTTCGCGCAGAAGTATCCGGAAGTCGTCGTGGCCTATCTGAAGGCCGTGATCGAGGCCAATGACTGGGTCCGCAAGGATCCGCAGGGCGCGGCCGAGAAGATCGCCAAGTGGACCGGTATCGACAAGGAAGTGGTCTACATCTTCCTCGGCCCGGGCGGCATCATGACCCTGGATCCCACCCTCAAGCCCCAGCTCGTGGCCGACGCGGCGGAGGATGCCGCCGTGCTGCAGAAGCTCGGCCGCATGAAGGAATTCGACACCAAGGCCTGGGTCAACGACACCTATATGCGCCAGGCTTTCAAGGAAATGGGCCTCGATTACGAGGCGCAGCTCAAAAGCCTCGCCAATTACGAGGTGAGCGGCGACGACAGCTTCTGCAAGGTGAAGATCACCGAGCCGCGCAAGGCCGGCGAGATCTGGATCGAGGGCGAGGGCGTCAAGCCCTATTCCAGCGCCGCCTGCACGCTGGGCGCTCTGGCCGAGCTGACCGCCCAGGGCAAGAAGGCCAACATGACCTATCTGTTCGATACCGCCCGCGGCATCAAGCTGTTCGCCACCGATGCGTTCTTCGCGGTGAGCGCGAAGGACGGCAAGAGGGAGATCCTGCCCTTCATGCTGAAGGCCGACGCGGAAGCGGCGGCGGCCAAGGCGGGCGGCAAGGTGATGAGCTTCGGCGATGCGCTGAAGGCCGCCACCGCGGGGCGCGGGTGA